The Stenotrophomonas maltophilia genome segment CTGCGGTCATCGGTGTATCGACGAAGCCCGGCTTGATCACCAGCACGTTGACGCCGGCAGGGCGCAGGCGCTGGCCAAGGCCGCTGAGGTAGGCGGTCACCGCTGCCTTGGCACTACCGTACAGGTAGTTGCTGGCGCGTCCACGATCGCCGGCCACCGAGGAAATGACCGCCAGGGTGGCACTCGGCTGAAGGCGCTGCGCCAGTGCAGCGGACAGGGCGATGGTGGAGGTGCCGTTGGTGGCGAACTCGCGCAGCGACAGGTTCACCGAGGCATCGCAGGCAGACTGGTCGGGCAGGGTGCCATGCGCGATGAGCACGGTGTCGACACCGCCCAGCGCGTTCCAGGCCGCATCGAGCAGCGCACTGTGCGCGCCTACATCGTTGATGTCGAGCACGCCGTACTCAGCGCGCTGCGCACCGCGCACCTGCAGGTCTGCGGCAATGGTGTCCAATCGACCGGCATTGCGACCGACCAGATAGATTGCAGCCGCGCGGGCGGCATACAGGCGGGCGACGGCTTCTGCAATCGCCGAGGTGGCGCCGATGATCAGGATCTTCTGCATGCTTACTCCATCACCCGGCGCCAGAAGCCGGACGAGAATCGGGGGTCGATGTGGCGGGAGAAGGCCTCCCAGGCCGGGTAGGCCTGCCGGAACAGCGCGCCGGACATGCGCGCATCCTTGGCCGGATAGACAGCGCCGCCGGCCTCGCTGACGATGCGGTCCAGGCGGTCGAGCATCTTCAACAGGTCGGCGCCGTCGTTGGGGAAATCCAGCGCCAGGGTGGTACCCGGGCGCGGGAAGGAGAGCATGCCCGGTGAGGGCCGGTCGCCGAACTCCTTCAGCACCGCCAGGAACGAGCCGCGACCGCTGCGGGCGATTTCGCCCAGCAGCGCCGCGGTGGCATCGTGCGCGATGGCCGGCGGCAGCACGCACTGGTGCTGCAGGAAGCCGCGCGGGCCGTACATGCGGTTCCAGTGGTTGATGCCGTCCAGCGGATAGAAATAGCTCTGGTAGTGCGAGACGTGGCGCGCGCGGCGTGCCGGCTGGCGCCAGTAATACAGCGTATTGAACGGGCGCAGAGTCAGGCGGTTGACCAGTGATACGGGCGGTACCACCGGCATGCTGCGGCGTGGCGCCGAGCTGGGGGCAGCGGCCTGTGCATTGCCCGGCGCATGGTCGCCGCGCAGGAAATGCCCGCGGCCCAGATGCTTGCCACTGGCAAGGCAGTCGATCCAGGCCACGGTGTACTCGAAGCCGCTGGCGGACTCCCGCGACAGGCTGAAGAACTCATCGAGGTTGTCGAAGCGGATCGATTCGGTCTCGATCCAGGGGCCGGGGACGCGTCGCAGCTGCAGTTCGGCCCAGGTGATGAAGCCTGTCAGACCGAGACCGCCTACGGTCGCTTCGAACAGTCCGCTGGCATCGCCAGGTGCCAGTTCCAGTCGCGTGCCGTCACTGCGCAGTAGCTGCAGCCGACGGATATGATGGCCGAACGTGCCCGCACGATGATGGTTCTTGCCATGCACATCGTTGCCAATGGCCCCGCCCACTGTGGCATAGCGCGTGCCGGGGGTAACCGGCAGGAACCAGCCGCTGGGCAGGGCGATGTCGATGATGTTGGCCAAGGTTGCCCCGGCTTCGCAGCGGACGATGCCGGTTGCCGGGTCGAAGGCGATGAAGCGGTCCAGCGCCCGGCTGGCCAGCAGGGTCCCATCCGGGTTCAGGCAACTGTCGCCGTAGCTGCGGCCATTGCCGTGCGGCAGCACGCTGCCATGGTCGGGCAGCGGCAGGCCATCCTCACGATCGAGCACAGGGACGACGCGTTGTTGTACGCGCGGGTAACGCCCCCAGGATGAGCCGCTGACCAGGGTCATATCGCGATCAGGACGATCAGTACGCACAGCGCGATGACGATCTGGCTGCCGCGGTCCAGGGCAGCGAACACGATCGGGTCGTCATGCATGTCGCCGCGGTGGGAGACGATCCACATGCGGCTGATCCAGTACAGCAGGATCGGGCACAGCAGCCACAGCAGCTTGGGATTGCTGTACAGCTCCAGGCTCTCCGGGCTGTTGATGTAAAGCGCGAACACCAGAACGCCGATGTAACCCGCAGCCGCGCCGAGCGACTGCACCAGCGGCAGGTCGGCCACCGAGTAGCCACGGCCGATGGCCATCTCCTTGCCATTGGCCAGGGCCGATGCCAGTTCCGTGTAGCGCTTGAGCATGGCCAGGCTGAGGAACACGAACATCGAGAAGGCCAGCAGCCAGAACGAGAGCTCCGAGCCGATCGCAACTGCGCCACCGATGATGCGCACGGTGTACAGCGCGGCCAGCATCACCACGTCAATCATCACGATGCGCTTGAGCTTCAGTGAATAGCTCAGGGTCATCACGTAGTAGCAGAGCAGTACCAGCGCGAACTCGGCACTGCACACGAAGGCCAGCGCAAAGCCGGCCAGGGTGATCAACGGCGCGACCAGCAGGCCATGCAGCAACGGCAGCGTGCCTGCCGCGAACGGACGCCTGCGCTTGCGCGGATGCATGCGATCCGGGGTGAGGTCCAGCAGGTCGTTGAGCAGGTAGACGCCGGATGCGCACAGACCAAAGGCCAGGAAGGCAACGCCGGCATCGGCGATGGCGGCCGGATCCAGGAAGCGGTGTGCGGTCAGCAGCGGCACCAGCACCAGCAGGTTCTTCAGCCACTGGTAGACACGCAGGGCCTTGATCCAGGTCAGCAGGTTGCCATTCTGCGCGGGCAGATGGGCCAGCACCTCGCTCTGCCTGGACGCCGCGCGGACGAGCCCCGCACCGTTGTTGACCACGATCGCGCCACTGGCATGCGCCCACACCTTCAGGTCGACCTGGCCGTTGCCCATGTAGTCGAAGCCGCGCTCGCCGAAGCGTTCGGCCAGCGCGTGGCCCTTGTTGCTGCCGGACAGGTTGGTATGGCCGTCACTGGCCATGACCTCCTCGAACAGCCCCAGGTGATCGGCGATGGGTTGCACCAGCAGCCGGTCCGAGGCGGTGCACAGCACGCGGGGACGCTGCGTGGTGGTGCGCAGGATCTCCAGCACGCGCTCGTCGTAGGGCAGCGTCTCCGCCGGCAGCTGCACCCGCGAGGCCAGCTGGCGCTTCACGTAGGCCTTGCCGCGCAGCAGCCAGAACGGGATCAGAAACAGGTAAAGCGGGTTGTCGGCGAGCAGCGCCAACAACGATTCGTACAGGATGTCCGAGCGGAGCAGGGTGCCGTCGAGGTCGACGCAGAGGGCGCGGGATGTGGTCACGTTCTGCATGTTTCCGCTTCAGCGAATCCAGGGGTATGCATGGCGGCAAGCTTCAGTTCTCGTCAGATCGGCGATTATAGCGGGTAGTCCCAGCAGTCCTGCTGGGTCCGACCGCAGCTCCGTCCGAGGGGCGCCCCTCGGACGTGGAGTAGCCGTTTCCCCTGGCCCCGCTTGTCGCTTATGGAGTCACATCCGTCAGAAGACGCTTGAGATCAAGGGGGCAGCCCGGGGTTCGCCCGGGGGGCGTCGATGGGTACTCGATGATAATGCAGGGTTGGGTCGTCCCATCCGGCTTTCGCGATTCCCAGAAGCTGATACCCCCACCCTCCCTTATCTCGAAGGACAGGGGCCCCGTTGTACCCGGGGGCACCTCCATGTAGGCATAGGCGTTGTCCTCGATGCCCGGCAGGTCCAGCGTAGCCAGGACCGATGGGGTCCCGTCCGCCAGCGGGGTTGTCAGTACGGCCACGCCCGGGTTGCTGCGCGCGTAGGTTGCCAGTCGCAGGCCAATCCGTCGGGGCGTCTCGTGGGTGTTGTCCGGGGTATGGGCGATGGCAAAGCGATCCCCCTTGGAAACGGGAGGGCTCACAGAGAGGTTGTCGTCCGCCTGAGCAAGAACTCCGATGCCTGCCGCTACGTCCTTGCGGACGTAGTACTGCGTGTGGGGCAGGCGGATGTAGTCGCGTGCCATCGCGTCTATGACGCACCCGCCGTAGCTTGCCCAGTCGTACTTTTCCCACACCTTCCACTCATCCAGCATGACAAGCTTGGGCCGGGTCTTTTCGATGTCCATGCACGGATCAATGCGTACCCCGAGCACCGGATGGTCCAGGTACTGCCGCTGCCACGGAAGATAGAAATAGTAGCCGGAGGCAGGGAGCCGTCCTGCGGCCAGGTACTGGTAGTTCTGGAAGGAATAGGCCAGGATTCTGTCGCCCGGGTCGGTGAGTTTCTGCGCGAGCTGCGCAAACTCGGTTGTTTCCGGAATTCTGCGATCGACCAGCAACTGGTCTTCCTTGGCGCCGCCAACAATCAGTCGAGCCGTCAGGATGCAGCACAACACCAGCAGCAGACTGTGCTGACGGGGGAACCCCGCTGGGATCAGATGCAGGAGCAGCAGAGGCATGGTGAGCGCGACGTAGATATAACTGAGGCCATGAATATCAAGGCCACGAATGAGCATCGACCCCAGCCCCAGTGCGACCAGGATCTCACGCCAGGGAAGCGCTGGACGTTTGCACGCGACAGCCGCAAGGGCGGTCACGATGACGCCCAGCAGAAGCAATCCTCCCAGGTCCGATGTTGCTGCGTGGAAGGCGTTTCCAATCAGCATCAGCAGGCCATGCCCCTGGTTGTACTGTGGAAGGAGTACGGCATTCAGGTAGACATGGAAGGCGAGGTATCCCCTGACGGAACCAGTCCACACGAGGAACACGAGGTTGAACGCGATGGCTGCAACGGACCCGCAGAGCACCTTGCGCCAGTTGTCCTTGTGCACGGATGCGACAAGAAACGCCATCGCTGCCGGAATGTATGTGATCGCAAGAAACGGGATCGAAGCGACCAGCGCACCTCCGACAATGGTCCTGGCCGTCCCGACGCGAAGCTCTCCTGCTATCTGAGGGAGCAACCAGGTCGAGAACGCTACGCTGAGCATGATTCCACAGAGCACCTGGTAGGAATAAGTGTGCCCGAGCCCAGCCGGCAATATCCCCGCATAGATGGTGGCAATAAGCAGCGTGTAGGTCACACGCACGATTGCATGCTGGTTCCGGATCAGTGGAGAAAACAGCAATGCGGCAAGGGAGACCAGCTGCAATATGGCAATCAGCGCGCGATGT includes the following:
- a CDS encoding SDR family oxidoreductase — translated: MQKILIIGATSAIAEAVARLYAARAAAIYLVGRNAGRLDTIAADLQVRGAQRAEYGVLDINDVGAHSALLDAAWNALGGVDTVLIAHGTLPDQSACDASVNLSLREFATNGTSTIALSAALAQRLQPSATLAVISSVAGDRGRASNYLYGSAKAAVTAYLSGLGQRLRPAGVNVLVIKPGFVDTPMTAAFKKGALWATPEKVAVGIMKAIGKRKAVAYLPGFWWAIMMIIKNIPEFVFRRIKL
- a CDS encoding FAD-binding oxidoreductase, translating into MVSGSSWGRYPRVQQRVVPVLDREDGLPLPDHGSVLPHGNGRSYGDSCLNPDGTLLASRALDRFIAFDPATGIVRCEAGATLANIIDIALPSGWFLPVTPGTRYATVGGAIGNDVHGKNHHRAGTFGHHIRRLQLLRSDGTRLELAPGDASGLFEATVGGLGLTGFITWAELQLRRVPGPWIETESIRFDNLDEFFSLSRESASGFEYTVAWIDCLASGKHLGRGHFLRGDHAPGNAQAAAPSSAPRRSMPVVPPVSLVNRLTLRPFNTLYYWRQPARRARHVSHYQSYFYPLDGINHWNRMYGPRGFLQHQCVLPPAIAHDATAALLGEIARSGRGSFLAVLKEFGDRPSPGMLSFPRPGTTLALDFPNDGADLLKMLDRLDRIVSEAGGAVYPAKDARMSGALFRQAYPAWEAFSRHIDPRFSSGFWRRVME
- a CDS encoding UbiA family prenyltransferase, which produces MQNVTTSRALCVDLDGTLLRSDILYESLLALLADNPLYLFLIPFWLLRGKAYVKRQLASRVQLPAETLPYDERVLEILRTTTQRPRVLCTASDRLLVQPIADHLGLFEEVMASDGHTNLSGSNKGHALAERFGERGFDYMGNGQVDLKVWAHASGAIVVNNGAGLVRAASRQSEVLAHLPAQNGNLLTWIKALRVYQWLKNLLVLVPLLTAHRFLDPAAIADAGVAFLAFGLCASGVYLLNDLLDLTPDRMHPRKRRRPFAAGTLPLLHGLLVAPLITLAGFALAFVCSAEFALVLLCYYVMTLSYSLKLKRIVMIDVVMLAALYTVRIIGGAVAIGSELSFWLLAFSMFVFLSLAMLKRYTELASALANGKEMAIGRGYSVADLPLVQSLGAAAGYIGVLVFALYINSPESLELYSNPKLLWLLCPILLYWISRMWIVSHRGDMHDDPIVFAALDRGSQIVIALCVLIVLIAI